The segment AGCGGAAGTTCGAGGACGTGTTTCGCATCGAGCGGCCCGACGCGCTCGTGCACCACGCCTTCGTGCGCCACTTCCGCTCCGACCCGCGCGTGCGTCACGAGGTGAACGTCCTCGGGACGAAGCGCGTGCTCGAGTATGCGATCGCGTACGGCGTCAAGCGGGTGGTCGTGCTGTCGAGCTCGTACGTCTACGGCGCGCTGCCCGACAACCCCTTCTACATGAACGAGGATTTCCCGCTCAACGTGAGCCGGACCTACCCCGAGGTGCGCGACCTGGCCGAAGTGGACACGCTCGCCACCGCCTTCCTCTGGCAGCACCCCGAGGTGACCACCGCCATCCTCCGCCCCGTCAACACGCTCGGCTACTACACGAACAGCGCCATCCGCCGCTACCTCTCGCAGCGCTGGGTCCCCACCATCATGGGCTTCAACCCGATGTGGCAGTTCATCCACGAGGAGGACGTGGCCGAGGCGGTAGCGCTCGCGCTGCAGAGCGGCACGCACGGCGTGTTCAACGTCGCCGGCCCCGGGGCCGTGCCCCTGAAGGTCGCGATCCGCGAGACGGGCGGCACCGCGGTCCCGCTCCCCGAGCCGGTCGCGCGCGCGGTCTTCGGCCGCCTCTTCCGGC is part of the Deltaproteobacteria bacterium genome and harbors:
- a CDS encoding SDR family oxidoreductase; amino-acid sequence: MSHLRVAASSACGLLSGRFMARSPVEGPEQLFHFTPAARAAFPRTRRGAEPGEKLLITGIAGGLGRLIARRLGDYFRVAGVDRSPWEGFPPNVSMHVVDLRKRKFEDVFRIERPDALVHHAFVRHFRSDPRVRHEVNVLGTKRVLEYAIAYGVKRVVVLSSSYVYGALPDNPFYMNEDFPLNVSRTYPEVRDLAEVDTLATAFLWQHPEVTTAILRPVNTLGYYTNSAIRRYLSQRWVPTIMGFNPMWQFIHEEDVAEAVALALQSGTHGVFNVAGPGAVPLKVAIRETGGTAVPLPEPVARAVFGRLFRLGLYHTPPGAIDFLKYPCVLDGEAFQRAAGFTPLFSLEDTFASVRH